GCGACTTGTGCTAGAAAAAAGCGACTACAGTTAAGGATTCAATAACAACGACACATCTAGCCTAGCCACCCAATCTCTTTTTTTGTCTGTCAAAAAGTGAAAAAGaagattcttttcttttcttgtttttttttttttgcctgaGATTTTCAAAGAACACAAACCAAGAAATCCCTGAACAAGCATATCAACAAATACTTAACATGcatctataaaaaaaactaacaactTTCTCGAAAGGAGCCATTCCTTCTCTGCTATTATATGACCAAACAACGAATGAATCTTCCTTAGATGTTGTTATAGAGAAgacttaaataaaagattaaataatagtatagagaAGActtgaaatgatttttttttttaaaagatctcACCTTCTGACCAGTTAACCTTgaatattcataaaaaaaaatcaaagctttATAATGGTGAAAGAAAATAATAGAGAATATAATGAAGGGACGCGTACGTTGGTGTGTATTGTGTAAATGAGGAACCCAGAGATGAAGAAATGATAATAACTGATGGGGAGGCTATATAATAggtcaaattttatatatttaccatAGGGTGAGAGAGAATTGAGCAATGTGAAATGATAAATGCACTATATATGGGAAAAAAAGATCGAGaagaattatataaattttacagaaAGGAAAatacttttctatttttatttaaattttagatctTGAAGATTGACCACAAAAACagatttcaaatattaaatttggTATTTGTGGTAAATATAGTATGATTGAATTTTATTCAAACTAAAagtaatctatttttatataaaaaaagagataataATTTGTATTATTTGTTAAATTTTGTTCTGAACGGTTATTTTTGAGTGGTGTGAAATCattaaactataaatttattCACTGATTtcaaagttaaaattaaaataagaaaatgtacACAAAATTACAAATGGATATAAATTCTTTCTAAATTAATAATGACAAAACAATGATGAATTTCTTTTCTCCACTACATTATTAgacttgaaattttaaaaaaatattcaattgcTAAGCatgcattcataaaaatatttatagtacAATCAACATTAGAAGACaagaaaataaagtatatatgtgttttccaatcataaataatatttagtaattATATGAATTAGTTAAGTGTTTTTAGTTCAGTGATTAAAAAGTTGATATTGTATTTTGTTCATGTTCTTATCGTAGTTTGTATTATTTTCTGTAAAaggtttaataaaatatatatgattcgacaaatacttattttagatattaaaattttgacttGGCACATTTCATTATTTTGTGTACTATTTGATCAAATCCAACCATATATAGCTAAGAATGGTAACACAGTCAACTATTGTCTATTAAAAGTTTTTGACTAATAAGAATTTAAATTATTGTGTTTTCTTAGTTAATGCTATGAATGTGGATAAAAACTACTTGAGCATatctaatcaaatcaaattaaaataggAACTTAATAATTCAAAAAGGAGATAATAACAAGAAAGTCtgcattttaaatttatttttattcaaagtTTGAGGGATGAAATAGAAAATGATAAATGGAAAATAAAAATGGGATATAATCTTAACTAATGGGATTGATATGCACAGCTTTGTAAGGAAAAGTGAGAAAAAAATCTTAGGATtttttagtataaaatatttataatatatatacctttTTTCAATATAGATCTTACTAGTAAAATATCATGTAATTTGTTTTGAGTATAAAGTGTTAAATGCTAGAAACAAGTAAAATCATTTTGCACTATCAGTTATGTGTAAAGATATTTGCTTGTTTACTAGAATAAGATTTGCGTTTTGTGCATggtgaatttatatgaaaattatttaaaaaaaattgtatggaaaaataaaatttatattactgatcgaattaatatttttggccccTTCAAtagttgtttaaatttttttttgttaagtaaataatttgtttactaatgagctgatctcattttttaaaagattttaagtcaaaaaatcacttattgcATAAGAACCTAACATTTAGTCAGAAGAATCTCAggtctactatttggttacaatgaaactatgtcagctcgatattatatcatgatttagcaatttaaaaattaattatggatatgagaagtttacgttcacatGCCAATCCTAtgtatcttcaatatttttctcatttttgtgtcacttttttcattttggttattgctcgatataaattttgatttttgagtttattttcatttcgttattttgttttggtctcagatttagaaaatgtttaagatttaaaattattaaagagatacatacttaggttaagatccacGCGTtatgcagaataaatattttatatttattatttattttatgtttctttgcatattatgaaataatagaataataattatatattaaataactaagaaatcagttactattatgtaataaattggtgtgctcatataaatcaaacggccgctcttgtttattcgcaatcattttagggtagataaattaaaacaatcaatcttatctatcgtatatgatatataattaaatttaaataatattaacataaatatatagtatacttttaatatggatatttattaaatgaggtttctactcatataattttatgattatttgcatatttgtgtaacaaaattttacaccagtgattttttttattgtggaATGTTTaatggtttcaataatttataatcatttactttttaaaactaaaatattaacttttcaatatatgttcaacacatatatcaaaatataagtatgtattttcatatgatgtaaagtttaatttaaatgatatgaaatatatgtatatatattaacataaacaactattaaaataaaattatttattcatatgattttataataattttatcttattatagaaaaatatttaatctttgatcacaaaattttatgtgagaattttaacagttttagtaatttatactcgttttgaaaaatctaaaatacaacatataaaaaaatctaaatttttattaaatgattaatgtaattgtgtaatttattttaataataaataattaaaaaaatgatataaagtatacaaattgttaacaaatctttattatttaaaatcattaattgtcatatatatcttaatcacattaggtaattatgtatgttttatttaagcaaataatatataataatttcaatttgataaatgaatgattCATAATgtacacaatatataatataacattctctaacaatttaattttggactaacaaaattctcaattgattaTCAATCTACTTGGTAAGCAAAATTAACATTATAATTACGTGACAACTCAACATTgtactttttttaattaatacaaactacaaattataattttttaaatgtttctcaattaatatataggtgATTTCCGTGCAACATTCGCTTTTAATGTTATAAGGAAATTATTTCTTCTAAATACATATTCAAAAGATTTGTCTTACATGAAAAAGTTGAAAAGATGGTAATAGCATAAAGCAACAAAAACTATGATATTACAGTATAACCATAGTGATATACAAACACATGATCATCAGAACTATACACACAATATATCTCTAAAAAGCTTCAAGAAGAGTGAAGGTCCACGGAAGATCTTCTCCAACCTCGATTCTTTGACGCAACCCTAACCTAAAAGACACGACAAACAACAAAAGTATTAGTAAAAAGATATTTACACATGAATAATTAGAGCATATAGTTTTGGAAACTTCTTTTGACGACTAACCTTTGATGATAAAGGAGGCAAAGATGCTCGTCTTGTAAGCTCCTTTCTTTCCTCCTGAACAGCTTTTAATCTTTCTCTCAACAGTTCCACTTCATTCTCAATCTTTAACCTCTCATAATCAACCGCAGACATTGACTTCCTCCTTGAACCAGAAGAGCTTAGCGACTGTTTGCGTGGACGACACAGTGGAGGAAGCTTTCGAGCAATCCCCGAGACAATGAAACCATTGTTAGCCGAAGATTCTTCTaaattcttctttttccccACGTTCTCTTTTTCTTCCTTCACCATGTAAACATCACGCACACGTGAGTACGCAACTTCTGAATCCGACGTATACAAATATCTGTTCTTATCTTCCCTATAAGGCATGTCAAGAACCGTTCCATCATGTTCTTGAACAAGCAAAGCTCTTCTCTCTTGAGGTGgttctttgttttggttctCTTTTGGTAAAGAACATTCAGATTCCTCTGCCTCAACGAGTAGATCTCTATAAGCTTCGACTTCTTTCTCCAAGAAATGTTTTTCCCTCTCGCGACGTATCAAAATGTCTTTGAGTATGACCATCTCTTCGGCATCGAACGTAGATTTCTCCTCGACCATTCTTTGGAATTGCATGGCTTCCATTTCTATCGCTGCCTTCTCATCTTGCAGCCTATGTATCATCGCCATGGCTTCATCAGCTGCTGATGCTGCGGCGCTTCTCTCTTTGTCTAGCTCAACACAAACCGCTGCTCGAGCAGCTCGCTCTTTTTTCAATGCTTCCTCTAACTCCTTCACAGAGTTTTCCTCTACATTTCTAACAAAACATAGACTTGCTGATGAATTAAGTGATACAGTTTTTTCAAGTTCCGGCCAATGAGACGGGCTAGTCCTCTCTTCTGTCTTTACATCATCTGTAACATACAAATTAAACACTAGATCAACACACGTTCAAGAATGGACCATATCGACCAGCTATAAGCAGGGCCGGATCTAAGATTTTGAGGGTTTGAAACATTTATTAAAAGCTCTagttaaaaacaaatcaatagtTTAGAAGCTTATTTCTATGCAAAACAATCTTTGGGGGCGAAGGCCCTGGCTTTAAGATAAGAAACAAAACCTTTGCGGTCGTCGTTGGCTCTGATAAAGACATTATCATAAGGTTGCATCAAAGGATGTTTAACGGTCTCATCAAAAGCCTCTGATGAAGAAACGGATCCAAGACTTCCGTAATCCACACGGCATCTCCTAGGGTTCTTAAGACCTTTTCTTGGTCTTCGTGTAACAAAACGCTTACCTTTCACTCCCTGGACGGTCAGGAGATTCATCACGTTCTGTTCATCTCTTGATGCATCTTCCTCTGTTTCATCCTTAACCCTAGCATTACTTACATCACCACTGTTCTTTCTCACCAGCTTCATTTCAACAAAACGTTTCGAATCATCATCACTAGTAATGGAACCAAAAGGGATCTTGCTTTTGATCAATCTATCTACGGATGAGATTTTCTCTGATGCACAAGCCAGCAGATCCCCTTCAATGCACATGTTTGGATCACCGAAACGTCCGTTGTGGAATCTTGGAAGAGAGAAACCTAAAAGCCCTAGAGATCTCAACACGACATGTATAAAAAGAGATGTGCAGAGAAGCAAATAAGCAATGGAGAGATTCAGAAATGCGCCTACGAGACCAGTTAAACTCCAATCGTGACACagcattttttttgtaaatagatGAGAGTTTCTTTAGCTTCAAAGAGTCTTCTAATACGTAATGTATCTGTTAATCAAATCTATGTCACGTTCAGACAATCATGCGTCCGAAAAATCTGTAGAGAACAGAAACATTGATTATCTTCTCGAGCTTTGGTAATCTAAAATGTAATCATCAATTTATAGCAAACGGATGCAAGCCACAagttattaactatttttaaatatcgaTTCTTAATTAATCATCTAAATAAAAAGTATAGATTCAACATGAAATCAATGTATGTAGTATAGtataacatatgtcataatgTGTTTGTCCATGGAGATAAATTAGACTAATGTGACAATTATGGTGATTTTTGTTGAACAACGCATTATGGTGTATGAATATACaaaaaattcaatcaaatgtTGATGTTGATTCTGTCACTACGTTGTATATTAGACAAAATTACCAAATTACCCTTACAACTGAACCATCCGGTTTGATGAACCACaaattaataactatttttaaagaTCGTTCTTAACCgatcattgaaataaaaaaactatagatTCAACATGAAATTGAGGTATGTTGTATAGTATAACATATGCCACAATAACATTGTGTTTGTCCATGAAGATGAATTAGACAAATGTAAAAGTTATGGTGGTTGTTTTTAGAACAACGCATTGTGGTGTTTGAATATGCAAAAATGCATGCAAGTATTGATGTTGACTTTGTCACTACGTTGTATATTAGACAAAATTACCAAACTACCCCTACAAGTCAACCATCTACTTTGATGAACCACAaattattaactatttttaaagaTCGTTCTTAATCgataatagaaataaaaaatatagattcAACGTGAAACTGAGGTATGTAGTATAGTATAACATATGCCACATTGTAGTTGTACATGAAGATGAATTAGACTAATGCAAGAGTTAtggagaaatttttttaaaacgcgTTATGATGTTTGAATATGTAAAAAATGCATGCAAGTATTGACGTTGACTCTGTCATTACGTTGCATATTAGACTAACTTACCAAACTACTCCTACTAGTGAACCATTGATGAACCACAAGTtgataactattttaaaaaatcgttcgaaataaaaaaatatatagatttaacGTGAAACTGAGGTATGTATACAATATAGCATATGTTTGGTTGTATATGAATATGAATAGACTAATGCGAGAgttatgatgattttttttgaacaacgcGTTATGGTGTTTGAATATGTAAAAAAAGCATGCAAGTATTTACGTTGACTCTGTCATTACGTTGTATATTAGGCAAAGTTATCAAAAATGTATATTAGGCAAAGTTATCAAAATACCCTACTAGTGAACTATTGATGAACCACAagttaatatctatttttaaaaatcgttCTTAATCgatcattgaaataaaaaaaaaaatagattcaaCGTGAAACTGAGGTATGCAGTATAGTATAGTATATGTCATATTGTGGTTGTCCATAAAGATGAATTAGACTAATGTGAGTGTTATGGtgaatttttttgaacaacgCGTTATGATACTTGAATATGTAAGAAATGCATGCAAGTATTAACGTTGACTCTGTCACTATGTTGTATATTTGGTAAAATTACCAAACTACCCATACTAGTGAACCATTGATGAACCACAActtaataactatttttaaaaatcgtttttaatcgattattgaaataaaaatatagattcaACGTGAAACTAAGGTATGTAGTATAGTATATCATATGCCACATTGTGGTTGTTCATGAAGATGAGTTAGACTAATGCGAGAGTTATGGtgaatttttttgaacaatGCGTTATGGTATTTGAATATGTAAAAAATGCATGCAAGTATTAACATTGACAAGTGAATTATTAATGAACCACAAgttaataactatttttaaaaattgttcttaatcgaaataaaaaaatatagattcaACGTAAAACTGATGTATGTAGTATAGTATATCATATGCCACATTGTGGTTGTCCATGAAGATAAATTAGACTAATGCCAGCGttatggtgatttttttttgaacaacgcGTTATGATACTTGAATATGTAATAGATGCATGCAAGTATTGGCGTTGACTCTGTTTACATTGTATATTAGGCAAAGTTATCAAAATACCCCTACTAGTGAACTATTAATGAACCACATgttaaataactatttttaaaaatcgttCTTAATCgatcattgaaataaaaaaatatagattcaACGTGAAACTGAGGTATGTAGTATAGTATAGCATATGTGAGCGTTAtggttattttttttgaacaacgcGTTATGATTCTTGAATATGTAAAAAATTCATACAAGTATTAACGTTGACTCTGTCATTATGTTGTATATTAGGCAAAATTACTAAACTACCCATAATAGTAAATCTTAGATGAACCCCaaattaataactatttttaaaaatcgttCTTATTCgatcattgaaaaaaaaatagatttaacgTGAAACTAAAGTATGTAGTATAATATATCATATGCTACATTGAAGTTGTCCATGAAAAAGAATTACATTAATGCGAGTTatggtgattttttttggaacaacGCGGTTATAGTGTTTGAATATGTAAAAAATGCATGCAAGTATTGTTATTGACTCTATCACTACATTGTTATATTAGGTGAAATTACTAAACTACCCCTACTAGTGAACTATCCCGTTTGATGAGCCGgtcaattaaaaagaaaaaggtaaTAGGGTTTTAAGAACAGAACCAAGGATTATGAGAACCGAACCggatctaaaccctaaacctctgTGAAACCTGAACCGGTGAGTTTCTTCCTCACTTTGCATCACTTCGTGTAATCGATTCGATCGAGTGAGGGCGAGTTTCATGGCTCTCGTTCGATTTATCTCTTCTCGGAAGCTTTCGACACCGTTTTTCAGTAGAAATGTTGATCGATTCGAGCTGACACGCATTGGATCGATTCGAGCTGCGTTCTTCTCGACTCAGAAGCTCATAGGCGACGAACCAGTTCTCGTGAGTTTTCGCATCCTTGTATTCAAATTTGGCGGCCTTTGATTAGTTGAATTAGTGATAAAGTGATGAACTTTATGATTCTCAGATGATTAACGACTTAACTGTTTGGTTAAAACGGAATCAGGTTAGAGATTTCATACACAGAGCACTGTATGATGCAAAACACGGATACTTCTCTCAAAGATCGCAATCTGTTGGGGTTCTTGagagaagcattaagttcaacCAGCTTGAAGGTAAAGCTAAGCCATTCAAGTCTCACTTGCCTTTGATAGTATTGTTGGATTAAGTTACCATTTCTTGGAAGTATACCAATATTAGTTGTAGTCCTTCAGGATGGGGTCTTTATTGGAGCATTGTCGactagtttttttctttgtgtatatatatagggaGAAAGGCGTACATGAAACTATTGGAGAAAGTTTACAAGCAGAGTGACATTTCTTGGTTTACTCCTGTGGAGCTCTTCAAGGTGATTTGTCTTTGATCTCTACTTGGAACAGCTTTCTCTTGTCGTAAGTATCCCATTTTTATGATTTCAATCCTCCtctcttgcagccttggtatGCTCATGGGATTGCAGAAGCTATACTACGAACCACCAATCTCTCAGTTCCTTTAAAGGTTTCACTTTTGTGATCTTCTACGTCTCACTACTTTATTTAATTTCAGGACAATACCAAACATGAAATGTCCTCTCTGGTTTCTGTAGTTGTACTGAATCCTGAGCTATCTTTACCTACCAGCCTATATGAGAGAACTAGTTAATGATAGCCTTAGCCTTTAACCTGTTTCAGTTGCTCATGCGTTGAAAACTTGAAATAGAGAAACAATGATTTACCTAAAAAAGTGTTTAGAGTAGTTTATAATCATTTGAACACACAATTGAACGGTGAATAGAAAGTAAAGCCATTGATTTTCTGTTTAAGATCATATGTTTGTTGAATATTTTCATCCCGGTTTGTGAGTCTACGTTTGCACTGATTCTTCTGTACATCGATAACACTTAAAACATGTGCTTAGATATATGAAATCGGCGGTGGATCCGGAACCTGTGCGAAGGGTATATTGGACTACATAATGTTGAATGCTCCTGAGAGAATCTACAATAACATGAGCTACACGTACGTATGCCCCTGTTTTAAGCATCTTTTTGCTTGAATTTCAGCATAGTGAGTTAGTAACCTGTTATGGAACATGCTGCAACTATATTAActgcatgatttttttttttttcagatctatagaAATCAGTCCGTCACTGGCTAAGATTCAAAAGGAAACTGTTGCCCAAGTTGGAAGTCATCTATCAAAGTTCCGAGTTGAATGCCGTGATGCATCTGACCTATCTGGATGGAgtgagtttctttcttttgaatctgatgcagattctctatcattttttctTGTTCTGTGGCTAGTCTGGAATTAGTTTATGTTTGAAAATGCTAAACTTTGCGAGCTGTTCACCAAACTTCGTAATGTAACATTCTTAAAAACTTGATCTAGTCAG
Above is a window of Brassica napus cultivar Da-Ae chromosome A10, Da-Ae, whole genome shotgun sequence DNA encoding:
- the LOC106370812 gene encoding golgin subfamily A member 4 — translated: MLCHDWSLTGLVGAFLNLSIAYLLLCTSLFIHVVLRSLGLLGFSLPRFHNGRFGDPNMCIEGDLLACASEKISSVDRLIKSKIPFGSITSDDDSKRFVEMKLVRKNSGDVSNARVKDETEEDASRDEQNVMNLLTVQGVKGKRFVTRRPRKGLKNPRRCRVDYGSLGSVSSSEAFDETVKHPLMQPYDNVFIRANDDRKDDVKTEERTSPSHWPELEKTVSLNSSASLCFVRNVEENSVKELEEALKKERAARAAVCVELDKERSAAASAADEAMAMIHRLQDEKAAIEMEAMQFQRMVEEKSTFDAEEMVILKDILIRREREKHFLEKEVEAYRDLLVEAEESECSLPKENQNKEPPQERRALLVQEHDGTVLDMPYREDKNRYLYTSDSEVAYSRVRDVYMVKEEKENVGKKKNLEESSANNGFIVSGIARKLPPLCRPRKQSLSSSGSRRKSMSAVDYERLKIENEVELLRERLKAVQEERKELTRRASLPPLSSKVRVASKNRGWRRSSVDLHSS